From Acidihalobacter aeolianus, a single genomic window includes:
- a CDS encoding BMC domain-containing protein yields MADYSGVALGMIETRGLVPAIEAADAMTKAAEVRLIGRQFVGGGYVTVLVRGETGAVNAAVRAGADACERVGDGLVAAHIIARVHNEVEGILPKAPDAVGGGRDSEIVSTRS; encoded by the coding sequence ATGGCGGACTACAGCGGAGTAGCGCTGGGCATGATCGAGACCCGCGGCCTGGTGCCGGCGATCGAGGCGGCGGACGCGATGACCAAGGCGGCGGAAGTTCGCCTGATTGGCCGTCAGTTCGTGGGTGGCGGCTACGTGACCGTGCTGGTGCGCGGCGAGACGGGCGCGGTGAACGCGGCGGTTCGCGCCGGCGCCGATGCCTGCGAGCGCGTGGGCGACGGCCTGGTTGCGGCGCACATCATTGCGCGCGTGCACAACGAAGTCGAAGGCATCCTGCCGAAGGCGCCCGACGCTGTAGGCGGCGGTCGCGACAGCGAGATCGTTTCGACGCGTAGCTGA
- a CDS encoding BMC domain-containing protein: MADYSGVALGMIETRGLVPAIEAADAMTKAAEVRLIGRQFVGGGYVTVLVRGETGAVNAAVRAGADACERVGDGLVAAHIIARVHNEVEGILPKAPGE; this comes from the coding sequence ATGGCTGATTACAGCGGAGTAGCGTTGGGCATGATCGAGACCCGCGGCCTGGTGCCGGCGATCGAGGCGGCGGACGCGATGACCAAGGCGGCGGAAGTTCGCCTGATCGGTCGTCAGTTCGTGGGCGGCGGCTACGTGACCGTGCTGGTGCGCGGCGAGACGGGCGCGGTGAACGCGGCGGTTCGCGCCGGCGCCGATGCCTGCGAGCGCGTGGGCGACGGTTTGGTTGCGGCGCACATCATTGCGCGCGTGCACAACGAAGTCGAAGGCATTCTGCCGAAGGCGCCGGGCGAGTAA
- a CDS encoding BMC domain-containing protein, which produces MADYNGIALGMIETRGLVPAIEAADAMTKAAEVRLIGRQFVGGGYVTVLVRGETGAVNAAVRAGADACERVGDGLVAAHIIARVHNEVEGILPKAPSA; this is translated from the coding sequence ATGGCGGATTACAACGGAATTGCGTTGGGCATGATCGAAACCCGCGGTCTGGTGCCGGCGATCGAGGCGGCGGACGCGATGACCAAGGCGGCGGAAGTTCGCCTGATTGGCCGTCAGTTCGTGGGTGGCGGCTACGTGACCGTGCTGGTGCGCGGCGAGACGGGCGCGGTGAACGCGGCGGTTCGCGCCGGCGCCGATGCCTGCGAGCGCGTGGGCGACGGTCTGGTTGCGGCGCACATCATTGCGCGCGTGCACAACGAAGTCGAAGGCATCCTGCCGAAGGCGCCTAGCGCCTGA
- a CDS encoding carboxysome peptide A, translating to MKIMRVVKTLVSTNRIDTMGHRPLLVVQEKEGSAPSVAVDAVGCVPGDWVICVGSSAARDAAGAKDYPSDLTIVGIIDHWAP from the coding sequence ATGAAGATTATGCGGGTCGTAAAAACCCTGGTATCCACCAACCGCATCGACACGATGGGGCACAGGCCGCTGCTGGTCGTGCAGGAGAAGGAAGGCAGCGCACCCAGCGTGGCGGTCGACGCGGTCGGTTGCGTGCCGGGCGATTGGGTGATTTGCGTCGGCTCGTCGGCGGCACGCGATGCGGCCGGGGCCAAGGATTACCCGTCCGACCTGACCATCGTCGGCATCATCGACCACTGGGCTCCGTGA
- a CDS encoding carboxysome shell carbonic anhydrase: MRTRAQQRQLAQRTRQPHALGMPAGTLLSGSAGRAAARVVLANPACDLNGRQPCEHALVDRALNQALHGYEAMLQARFDDVEAVLRGIAELPRGEGFAAQAQELAHARLGCELPEALLQGSWMAGVDMAALYAHGLFAACRRSVAQAPREQADWLAGMAIDDAFIGDCGYHTLDITPCADGRLQGVLPFVFRIAPTSEAVLLKAYAGALFDIEIDMTDWTQRELMQRLNGRQGTRYLKMAVYHYSSSAPSSEGCAAHGSNEDAARDAAAARLNQLRTGIMQAFGVGLGPDVLLLGIDTDLDAIRVHLPGAQGEPLTTLTVEAAQVYRETLGMAVEQASKHIADTIEQAAAGVRSSASVGLKRLIARLLEANLSQIEYVIQHHEGRYERLGHGERFICVGDPIDELQMRNLYYFAHLDTLEEGAACVDVGVHIFEKLNLSRGYPVPVIVHFSYASVIPGARERAVERCERVMRGITARYRGQVPEGALKFGLCVSDATGDERLGLVRECGTGTQAVN; this comes from the coding sequence ATGCGCACGCGTGCCCAACAACGCCAGCTGGCACAGCGAACCAGGCAGCCGCATGCCCTGGGTATGCCCGCCGGGACGCTGCTGAGCGGCAGCGCAGGCCGCGCCGCAGCGCGCGTGGTGCTGGCCAATCCGGCGTGTGACCTGAATGGGCGCCAGCCCTGCGAACATGCGCTGGTGGATCGTGCGTTGAACCAGGCGCTGCATGGTTACGAGGCCATGCTGCAGGCACGCTTCGACGATGTCGAGGCGGTGTTGCGCGGTATCGCCGAGCTGCCTCGCGGCGAAGGTTTCGCTGCACAGGCACAGGAGCTGGCGCATGCGAGACTCGGCTGCGAATTGCCGGAGGCCTTGTTGCAGGGCTCGTGGATGGCTGGGGTGGATATGGCGGCGCTATACGCGCACGGCCTGTTCGCTGCCTGCCGACGCAGCGTGGCGCAGGCGCCGCGCGAGCAGGCCGATTGGCTGGCGGGAATGGCCATAGACGACGCCTTCATCGGCGACTGCGGCTACCACACGCTGGACATCACGCCCTGTGCGGATGGACGGCTGCAGGGGGTGCTCCCGTTCGTGTTCAGGATTGCCCCGACGAGCGAGGCCGTGTTGCTCAAGGCCTATGCGGGCGCGCTGTTCGACATTGAGATCGATATGACCGATTGGACGCAGCGCGAGCTGATGCAACGCCTGAACGGCCGCCAGGGAACTCGCTATCTGAAGATGGCGGTTTACCACTACAGCAGTTCTGCGCCATCCAGCGAGGGCTGCGCAGCGCATGGCAGCAACGAGGACGCAGCGCGTGACGCGGCGGCAGCGCGGTTGAATCAGCTGCGCACCGGCATCATGCAGGCCTTCGGTGTGGGTCTGGGGCCGGACGTTCTGCTGCTCGGCATCGATACGGATCTGGACGCCATCCGTGTGCACCTGCCCGGTGCCCAGGGCGAGCCGCTTACCACGCTCACGGTGGAGGCTGCTCAGGTTTACCGCGAGACACTGGGGATGGCTGTGGAGCAAGCTAGCAAGCATATCGCGGACACCATCGAGCAGGCGGCGGCGGGGGTGCGCAGCAGTGCCAGTGTTGGGTTGAAGCGGCTGATCGCACGCCTTCTGGAAGCGAATCTGTCGCAGATCGAATATGTGATCCAGCACCACGAAGGACGTTACGAACGGCTCGGCCACGGCGAACGTTTCATTTGCGTGGGCGACCCGATCGACGAATTGCAGATGCGGAATCTCTATTACTTCGCGCATCTGGACACTCTGGAAGAGGGTGCCGCCTGCGTCGACGTCGGCGTACATATCTTCGAGAAGCTGAATCTGTCGCGCGGCTATCCCGTACCGGTGATCGTGCACTTCAGTTACGCCTCGGTCATACCCGGCGCTCGTGAGCGGGCCGTCGAACGCTGCGAACGGGTGATGCGGGGCATTACCGCTCGCTATCGCGGTCAGGTTCCGGAAGGTGCGCTGAAGTTCGGACTGTGTGTGTCCGACGCGACCGGAGACGAACGTCTGGGCCTGGTGCGCGAATGCGGTACCGGCACGCAGGCTGTGAATTAG
- a CDS encoding CsoS2 family carboxysome shell protein, translated as MTHNQPESHAEARLSGRELARQRRKAMASQGKTAVKPARQPASRVTPPPSAARTVAPASAVPGTATAAAESSGRVMARQRREAMSRSGKAELPKARAGSRPTRAARNTVAAPVRDAGCSCGCKTSSDDMPAKPAAQSSERRVAAAAGSAALTPKEISARLVKNHAHSSGRDVALARRKALAEEGKAGLRRATQATKIAKYLPEKDWRVAIAKGVNGRQVAMQRRKVRALTGRGEEQTSAEGRKTASRRSARALKAPQKVEQGHTLAGSGVTGTMVERIAQVTGNEAGSCRAVTGTEYIGLEQFDAFCKTRPEANPAKVTLSRTLHGRSVSGTDVSPDDDVTGNEYGACREVTGTQYLSADHFERFCPTRPKPPAAKVGATQTQKGKTMTGTMVNSESQVTGGEAGATRAITGTRYARNTAKAAPEKVAVSHTAGGSQVTGTSVGHSSRVTGDESGACRTVSGSEYLSAEQYAEFCASEAPRQPRKVSVMSTPNAQPVTGTSVGRDQKVTGSEPGSCRAITGTPYFNSQDFGDACAVEAPAKVGDGFTRTGTRVSGTEVHSNPKMTGDEEGRCALVTGTDYVGAQDLQSPCADSTPADLAVAKVASDRTWQGEVVTGSSVGRSRKMTGDEYGACAPISGTPYIGQGQYAQFCEPQNAEAQLARVPTHGIVSAADITGDRPGAGGSVMTGDERGACEPVTGTPYLGVDNMSAECAVGGAASGRFVGRKPVVETPRPPAPQDFSVASPARQALEQRSGMITGAQMNNDRITGSVSRAQGLITGTPEFRQRETVGLAAQAVQAQEEVRQRLTGEAGERSGRITGDAWSMQQRVTGTEGYFSAMRNPTMRGNPRGTGRNAQAYRDIERPEVPESPVTGSAGAAKRGAVVTVSGGARG; from the coding sequence ATGACGCACAATCAGCCTGAAAGTCATGCCGAGGCGCGGCTGTCCGGCCGCGAATTGGCACGCCAGCGCCGGAAGGCGATGGCGTCGCAGGGCAAGACCGCAGTCAAGCCTGCGCGTCAGCCTGCGAGCCGGGTGACGCCCCCGCCGTCTGCCGCCAGAACGGTTGCGCCAGCATCGGCTGTTCCCGGTACCGCCACGGCTGCCGCCGAATCGTCGGGGCGTGTCATGGCACGCCAGCGCCGAGAGGCGATGTCGCGCAGCGGCAAAGCGGAGCTGCCGAAGGCGCGTGCCGGAAGTCGCCCGACGCGTGCGGCCAGGAATACCGTGGCCGCTCCGGTCAGGGATGCAGGCTGTTCGTGTGGCTGCAAGACATCGAGCGACGACATGCCGGCCAAACCCGCTGCACAGAGTAGCGAGCGCCGTGTTGCCGCGGCGGCCGGGTCTGCCGCGCTAACGCCCAAGGAGATCTCTGCGCGCCTGGTGAAAAATCATGCGCACAGCAGCGGTCGAGACGTGGCACTGGCCCGCCGCAAGGCGTTGGCTGAGGAGGGCAAGGCCGGTCTCAGGCGTGCGACGCAGGCGACCAAGATCGCAAAATACCTGCCCGAGAAGGACTGGCGTGTGGCCATCGCCAAGGGCGTCAACGGCCGCCAGGTGGCGATGCAGCGACGCAAGGTGCGCGCGCTGACCGGGCGCGGAGAAGAGCAGACTTCCGCCGAAGGGCGCAAGACCGCCTCGCGGCGTTCGGCGCGAGCGCTCAAGGCGCCGCAGAAGGTCGAGCAGGGCCACACCCTGGCCGGCAGCGGCGTGACCGGCACCATGGTCGAGCGCATCGCCCAGGTTACGGGCAACGAGGCCGGTTCCTGCCGCGCCGTCACCGGCACCGAGTACATCGGCCTCGAGCAGTTCGATGCATTCTGCAAGACTCGCCCCGAGGCGAATCCCGCCAAGGTGACGTTGAGTCGTACCCTGCACGGGCGCTCCGTGTCCGGCACGGACGTGAGCCCCGACGACGACGTGACCGGCAATGAATACGGTGCCTGCCGCGAGGTTACGGGTACGCAATATCTGTCGGCCGACCACTTCGAGCGTTTCTGCCCGACGCGTCCCAAGCCACCCGCCGCAAAGGTAGGCGCAACGCAGACGCAGAAGGGCAAGACCATGACCGGCACGATGGTGAATTCTGAAAGCCAGGTGACCGGTGGCGAAGCCGGCGCGACCCGCGCGATCACCGGTACCCGCTATGCGCGCAACACGGCCAAGGCTGCTCCCGAGAAGGTTGCTGTCAGCCACACAGCTGGCGGGAGTCAGGTTACGGGTACGTCGGTCGGCCATTCGTCGCGCGTGACCGGCGACGAATCCGGTGCCTGCCGTACAGTGAGCGGCAGCGAATACCTGAGTGCTGAACAGTATGCCGAGTTCTGCGCCAGCGAGGCCCCGCGCCAGCCGCGCAAGGTCAGTGTCATGTCCACACCGAATGCGCAGCCCGTTACCGGGACTTCGGTCGGACGGGATCAGAAGGTGACCGGCAGCGAGCCAGGTTCCTGCCGTGCGATCACCGGAACGCCGTACTTCAATAGCCAGGATTTCGGCGACGCCTGCGCGGTTGAGGCACCGGCCAAGGTCGGTGACGGCTTCACCCGTACCGGAACCCGTGTGTCCGGAACCGAGGTGCATTCCAACCCAAAAATGACCGGTGACGAGGAAGGTCGGTGCGCCCTCGTCACCGGAACCGACTATGTCGGCGCGCAGGATCTTCAGTCCCCCTGCGCGGACAGCACCCCGGCGGACCTGGCTGTGGCCAAGGTCGCATCTGATCGCACCTGGCAGGGCGAGGTCGTGACTGGATCCTCAGTCGGCCGCTCGCGGAAGATGACGGGCGACGAATACGGCGCCTGTGCGCCAATCAGTGGGACGCCGTATATCGGCCAGGGTCAGTACGCGCAGTTCTGCGAGCCGCAGAATGCGGAAGCGCAGCTGGCGCGCGTGCCGACCCACGGCATCGTGTCGGCCGCCGACATCACCGGAGATCGGCCTGGCGCCGGTGGTTCGGTGATGACCGGCGACGAGCGCGGTGCCTGCGAACCGGTGACCGGAACGCCGTACCTTGGTGTCGACAACATGTCGGCGGAGTGCGCGGTGGGCGGGGCTGCCAGCGGCCGCTTCGTCGGACGGAAGCCGGTTGTCGAGACGCCTCGTCCGCCCGCGCCGCAGGATTTCAGCGTGGCGTCGCCGGCGCGACAGGCGCTTGAACAGCGCAGCGGCATGATAACCGGTGCGCAGATGAACAACGACCGCATCACCGGCAGTGTCAGTCGCGCCCAGGGCTTGATCACGGGCACTCCGGAGTTTCGTCAGCGTGAAACCGTTGGTCTGGCGGCCCAGGCGGTGCAGGCGCAGGAAGAGGTGCGCCAACGCCTGACCGGCGAAGCTGGCGAGCGCAGCGGCCGTATTACGGGCGATGCCTGGAGCATGCAGCAGCGGGTGACCGGTACGGAGGGGTATTTCTCGGCCATGCGCAATCCGACGATGCGCGGCAACCCGCGGGGCACGGGCCGTAACGCGCAGGCGTACCGCGATATCGAGCGTCCCGAAGTGCCGGAAAGCCCGGTCACGGGGTCGGCCGGTGCGGCCAAGCGTGGCGCCGTGGTCACCGTTTCCGGCGGCGCGCGCGGCTAG
- a CDS encoding ribulose bisphosphate carboxylase small subunit produces MAVNPYISSKRYETFSYLPTFTAEQVRNQIAYAIAQGWNPAVEYVHPDEMSDHYWHMWGLPMFGEDSVDTVLSEIEACHRAFPNYVVRFVAYDNYTQSQGMAFVVHRG; encoded by the coding sequence ATGGCTGTGAATCCGTATATTTCGAGCAAGCGTTATGAAACGTTCTCCTACCTGCCGACGTTCACCGCCGAGCAGGTGCGCAACCAGATCGCCTACGCGATCGCGCAGGGCTGGAATCCCGCGGTGGAGTACGTGCATCCGGACGAGATGTCCGACCACTACTGGCACATGTGGGGCCTACCGATGTTTGGCGAGGACTCGGTCGACACCGTGTTGAGCGAGATCGAAGCCTGCCATCGTGCGTTCCCCAACTACGTCGTGCGCTTCGTAGCCTACGACAACTACACCCAGAGCCAGGGTATGGCTTTCGTGGTTCATCGCGGTTAA
- a CDS encoding form I ribulose bisphosphate carboxylase large subunit: MAEKKYNAGVKEYRQTYWQPEYVPLDTDLLACFKITPQAGIDREEAAAAVAAESSTGTWTTVWTDLLTDMDYYKGRAYRIEDVPGDDTCFYAFIAYPIDLFEEGSVVNVFTSLVGNVFGFKAIRGLRLEDVRFPIAYVKTCGGPPSGIQVERDKLNKYGRPMLGCTIKPKLGLSAKNYGRAVYEALRGGLDFTKDDENVNSQPFMRWRDRFEFVMEAILKAEQETGERKGHYLNVTAPTPEEMYKRAEFAKEIGAPIIMHDYITGGFCANTGLANWCRDNGVLLHIHRAMHAVLDRNPHHGIHFRVLTKILRLSGGDHLHTGTVVGKLEGDRAATLGWIDLLRESFVPEDRSRGLFFDQDWGSMPGAFAVASGGIHVWHMPALVNIFGDDSVLQFGGGTLGHPWGNAAGAHANRVAVEACVEARNQGRELEKESKEILTAAAAHSPELKVAMETWKEIKFEFDTVDKLDVGHK, encoded by the coding sequence ATGGCCGAGAAAAAATATAACGCCGGTGTGAAGGAATATCGGCAGACTTATTGGCAGCCGGAGTATGTGCCGCTGGATACCGACCTTCTGGCGTGCTTCAAGATCACTCCGCAGGCGGGTATCGACCGTGAAGAGGCCGCTGCCGCGGTGGCAGCCGAGTCTTCGACCGGTACCTGGACCACGGTGTGGACCGACCTTCTCACCGACATGGACTACTACAAGGGTCGCGCCTACCGCATCGAAGATGTGCCGGGCGATGACACTTGCTTCTACGCCTTCATCGCCTACCCGATCGATCTGTTCGAAGAGGGCTCGGTGGTCAACGTGTTTACCTCGCTGGTGGGCAACGTGTTCGGCTTCAAGGCCATCCGCGGCCTGCGTCTCGAGGACGTCCGCTTCCCGATCGCCTACGTCAAGACCTGCGGCGGTCCGCCGAGCGGCATCCAGGTCGAGCGCGACAAGCTGAACAAGTACGGCCGTCCGATGCTCGGCTGCACCATCAAGCCCAAACTCGGCCTGTCGGCCAAGAACTACGGCCGTGCGGTCTACGAGGCCCTGCGCGGCGGCCTGGACTTCACCAAGGACGACGAGAACGTCAACTCGCAGCCGTTCATGCGCTGGCGCGACCGTTTCGAGTTCGTCATGGAGGCCATCCTCAAGGCCGAGCAGGAAACTGGCGAGCGCAAGGGTCACTACCTGAACGTCACCGCCCCGACCCCCGAGGAGATGTACAAGCGTGCCGAGTTCGCCAAGGAAATCGGCGCACCGATCATCATGCACGACTACATCACCGGCGGCTTCTGCGCCAATACGGGTCTGGCCAACTGGTGTCGCGACAACGGCGTGCTGCTGCACATCCACCGCGCGATGCACGCGGTGCTCGACCGCAACCCGCACCACGGCATCCATTTCCGCGTGCTGACCAAGATCCTGCGTCTGTCTGGCGGCGATCACCTGCACACCGGTACCGTGGTCGGCAAGCTCGAGGGCGACCGTGCAGCGACGCTGGGCTGGATCGACCTGCTGCGCGAATCCTTCGTGCCTGAAGACCGCTCGCGCGGCCTGTTCTTCGATCAGGACTGGGGTTCCATGCCGGGTGCGTTTGCGGTGGCCTCTGGCGGCATCCACGTGTGGCACATGCCCGCGCTGGTCAATATCTTCGGCGACGATTCCGTCCTGCAGTTCGGCGGCGGCACGCTGGGTCACCCCTGGGGCAACGCCGCAGGTGCGCACGCCAACCGCGTGGCGGTCGAGGCCTGCGTCGAGGCACGCAATCAGGGGCGCGAGCTCGAGAAGGAGAGCAAGGAAATCCTCACCGCTGCTGCTGCGCATTCGCCCGAACTCAAGGTGGCCATGGAAACTTGGAAGGAGATCAAGTTCGAGTTCGACACCGTGGACAAGCTGGACGTCGGCCACAAGTAA
- a CDS encoding LysR family transcriptional regulator: protein MNFTFRQLKTFEAVARQLSFTRAAEELFLTQPAVSMQVRQLEENVGLPLFEHMGRRIDLTDAGRVLHGFAQRINEIVAEADEVLEGMKGLRRGQLRVSVASTANHFATRLLADFSRQFPEVAITLDVTNRETLLKQLDSNETDVVIMGEPPSDMDLEAEPFMENPLVAIASPEHPLCGEESIPLARLAKERFVLREQGSGTRGAIARFFEQHGQTLRTGMEMSANEAIKQAVEAGLGLGIVSLHTLELELEAKRIAVLRAEGFPILRDWYMVHRRGKRSTPVTQAFHDYVLAEAARHVRLPSGYSASGG from the coding sequence GTGAATTTCACCTTCCGCCAGCTCAAGACCTTCGAGGCCGTCGCCAGGCAGCTCAGTTTCACCCGCGCGGCCGAGGAACTGTTCCTGACCCAACCCGCCGTCTCGATGCAGGTGCGACAGCTCGAGGAAAACGTTGGCCTGCCCTTGTTCGAACACATGGGACGACGCATCGATCTCACGGATGCCGGTCGCGTACTGCATGGTTTCGCCCAGCGGATCAACGAGATCGTGGCCGAGGCGGATGAAGTGTTGGAGGGCATGAAGGGGCTGCGTCGCGGGCAGTTGCGGGTGTCCGTCGCCTCGACCGCCAATCATTTCGCCACCCGCCTGCTGGCGGATTTTTCGCGGCAGTTCCCCGAGGTCGCCATCACCCTCGACGTGACCAACCGCGAAACCCTGCTCAAACAACTCGACAGCAACGAGACGGACGTCGTCATCATGGGCGAACCGCCCAGCGACATGGACCTGGAAGCAGAGCCGTTCATGGAAAACCCGCTGGTCGCCATCGCCTCGCCGGAACACCCGCTCTGCGGCGAGGAGTCCATCCCGTTGGCACGTCTGGCGAAAGAGCGCTTCGTCCTGCGCGAGCAGGGATCCGGTACCCGCGGCGCCATCGCGCGCTTCTTCGAACAGCACGGACAGACGCTGCGGACCGGCATGGAAATGAGTGCGAACGAGGCCATCAAGCAGGCGGTCGAGGCCGGACTCGGGCTCGGCATCGTGTCGCTGCACACCCTCGAGCTTGAGCTTGAAGCGAAGCGCATTGCAGTGCTCCGGGCGGAGGGCTTTCCCATCCTGCGCGACTGGTACATGGTGCATCGGCGCGGCAAACGCAGCACCCCGGTGACGCAGGCATTTCACGATTACGTCCTCGCTGAAGCGGCGCGCCACGTGCGCCTGCCCAGCGGGTACAGCGCGTCGGGCGGCTGA
- a CDS encoding 5-(carboxyamino)imidazole ribonucleotide synthase, which produces MILPGATLGMLGGGQLGRLFVLAAREAGYRVLVVDPDADSPAGRLADEHICADYDDADALTRLARECAAVTTEFENIPADALRTLARDVAVHPSAEAVATTQDRLREKSFLRGLGLPTAPFAAIHAAADLTEAAGTVGFPAILKRASFGYDGKGQVRVAGPKELAAAFASLGGVTCVLERRIDLVREVSIVLARGERGNTASYPLADNIHRGGILALSSVPAQIDEALSAKAVEMAVRIVEGLDYCGVLAVEFFVARDGALLVNEIAPRPHNSGHFTVDACVSSQFEQQLRALCGLPLGETRLLSPVAMVNLLGDRWQSGAPRWERLYSTPGARLHLYGKREARPGRKMGHFCVLADTVEEAVRRARALDEALSTPA; this is translated from the coding sequence ATGATTCTGCCGGGTGCGACCCTGGGCATGCTCGGTGGAGGTCAGCTCGGCCGCCTGTTCGTCCTGGCCGCGCGCGAAGCAGGCTACCGCGTACTGGTCGTGGATCCGGATGCGGACAGCCCGGCAGGCCGGTTGGCGGACGAGCATATCTGCGCCGACTACGACGATGCCGATGCGCTGACCCGGCTTGCCCGAGAGTGCGCGGCCGTGACCACGGAGTTCGAGAATATTCCGGCCGATGCCCTGCGCACGCTCGCGCGCGACGTGGCGGTCCATCCTTCTGCCGAGGCGGTGGCGACGACCCAGGATCGGTTGCGTGAAAAGAGCTTTCTGCGCGGCCTGGGTTTGCCGACAGCCCCGTTCGCGGCGATTCATGCTGCAGCCGACCTGACGGAGGCGGCCGGGACAGTCGGTTTCCCGGCCATTCTCAAGCGCGCAAGTTTCGGATACGACGGCAAGGGCCAGGTGCGGGTTGCCGGCCCCAAAGAGCTTGCCGCCGCTTTCGCCTCTCTCGGCGGTGTGACCTGCGTGCTGGAACGGCGCATCGACCTGGTGCGCGAAGTGTCCATCGTGCTGGCGCGAGGCGAGCGGGGCAACACGGCCAGCTACCCCCTGGCGGATAACATTCACCGGGGAGGTATTCTGGCGCTGTCCAGCGTGCCGGCGCAGATCGATGAAGCACTTTCCGCGAAGGCGGTCGAGATGGCCGTGCGTATCGTCGAGGGCCTCGACTACTGCGGCGTTCTGGCGGTCGAGTTCTTCGTCGCGCGCGACGGTGCGTTGCTGGTCAACGAGATCGCGCCCCGCCCGCACAACAGCGGCCACTTCACCGTCGATGCCTGCGTGAGTTCGCAGTTCGAGCAGCAGTTGCGCGCCTTGTGCGGCCTGCCGCTGGGCGAAACGCGTCTGCTGAGTCCGGTGGCGATGGTCAATCTGCTGGGCGATCGATGGCAGTCCGGAGCGCCGCGCTGGGAGCGTCTATACTCGACCCCAGGCGCGCGCCTGCATCTCTATGGCAAGCGCGAGGCGCGCCCCGGCCGCAAGATGGGCCACTTCTGCGTGTTGGCCGACACGGTGGAGGAGGCAGTCCGGCGCGCGCGGGCGCTCGACGAGGCGTTGTCCACGCCCGCCTGA
- the purE gene encoding 5-(carboxyamino)imidazole ribonucleotide mutase has protein sequence MQDKPIIGVVMGSDSDWPVMTRAADCLERFGVPHETRVVSAHRTPDLMFEYAAAAKARGLAAIIAGAGGAAHLPGMLASKTTLPVLGVPIPSRHLKGLDSLLSIVQMPKGVPVATFAIGEAGAENAALFAVAMLARTDDGLAARLDEFREAQANKAASMIVPPPA, from the coding sequence ATGCAGGACAAGCCGATCATCGGCGTCGTGATGGGCAGCGACAGCGACTGGCCGGTGATGACGCGTGCAGCCGATTGTCTGGAGCGTTTCGGCGTGCCGCATGAGACCCGGGTCGTATCCGCGCACCGCACGCCGGATCTGATGTTCGAATACGCAGCAGCCGCGAAGGCGCGCGGGCTTGCCGCCATCATCGCGGGCGCCGGTGGTGCTGCTCATCTGCCCGGCATGCTAGCGAGCAAGACGACGCTGCCGGTGTTGGGCGTGCCGATTCCTTCTCGCCATCTCAAGGGGCTGGATTCGCTGCTCTCCATCGTGCAGATGCCCAAGGGCGTGCCGGTTGCCACCTTTGCCATCGGCGAGGCCGGGGCCGAGAACGCGGCGTTGTTCGCGGTAGCCATGCTGGCGCGGACGGACGATGGGCTGGCCGCGCGTCTCGATGAGTTTCGTGAGGCGCAGGCGAACAAGGCCGCTTCCATGATCGTACCGCCGCCGGCATGA